Part of the Mytilus trossulus isolate FHL-02 chromosome 2, PNRI_Mtr1.1.1.hap1, whole genome shotgun sequence genome is shown below.
GAATGCAATTGAGATGAATTCAATTGTTTGCTAAAAGCCAAAATCACCTATCAGTCAAAGATACTgagatttttaatatatatattttattatatcaatgGCTTTTATGCGatgtttgtcttatatcatagcGATGTTATTTTAATATCACTGAAactgaatgtatatttagactcagttgttgtttatatttgaacaataagtttaaaagatattgttcaaatatattttgatgagactgtcatacaaattagaccgtttgttttcctgtttaaatggtttaacactagtaattatTTGGTTCCTATATAGCGTGGTGTTcgctgtgagccaaggcttcgtgtttAAGGCCCTACTTTaatctataatggttttcttGAAACAAATTATTACTTTGATGGAAAGTTGCCTCATTCGAACTCATGCACCATCTTCTTATGTCTATCAACCTTTAAAATTTCTCCTTAAAAAATAACTGCTTTCCAGTCCTCCAAAAACGTCATTTGcatgggtgctgaatcttttgtTAAGTGTAATATGAACTAGCACACTTCTAAAGCTTTAAGGGGATGGTACAAGAACGATTACCAAAATAACGatctaaatatagaaaagatatatacacatttctaaCGTCAACAGACATttcataatttcaaaacatCTAAAACGTACGCACGATGACAAAATTTTACTCGTATTTGATGACCCAATTGGCGTATATCAAATCCGTAAGTGAGCAACCTCGGGTGAAGAATGATGCTGCCTATGCAAATAATTGAGACGTAGATAAACATGAGAACcctcaaattatttaaaaaattggcAAGTTCTCTctattgatttatttcatattttcatgtcAGAGCCTTTTACAGCCGACAATAcggtatttgtttttttctcattgttgaaagccttGCGATTGCCTATTATTGCTTGCATCTACTACATTTGAACTTTGGCTGATGgctgtttcattggcaattattCCACATCTCATCGTAGTTATTTTGTAAGCTGTGTCAATCAACATCATATGGCTCAATGTAAGGTTTTCTCGTAAAAAGAGagataatcaaatttaaaacgtgTACGATGTATAAGACCCCGTTCACAATAGGACATTTTTATCGTTTTAAACTAGACCGGTTCATTTTAGATCGGTTTAAGGGCCAATATGAACGCTGTGAACTGATCTTCAATCGGTCTAAAGTAAAACACCAAAAGAGGTAGTTTAGTTTAAATCGATCTAAAGTCAACCGATCTTTCTTTAAATGTGAACGCAAAGATCGGTTTAAACTAGTACGATTGAATCGAAAATAACGTATGCGCATGTACAGCGGCAAAACTGTCTCAGAAGTCCGTTGTTTAAACCTTATTTCTCTTTTAACAGgcttttaaaacaaactgaaaacatgTTGTCTTCGCCGAAGCATAGGTTCGAGAAATCTGagtcttcattttttatgttgattttttctcttttcaggAACCGCAGTATTTCGTCGTGTTGAAGCTTTGTTGCTAcagttctttttttcaaaataaaaaaaaatacaataagaCCGGTATCAAAAATTTAACTTGTGATTCAAGAGAACAATAACTTTTACTTTCTTTCAAGTATGTATATTGGTGCATTACATGAATTTCACAAATCATTTCTATTTATGCACAATGTTTACAGTTTGACGGGTGAAAAGGTCAGATCAATTGCGTTTTTAATTGTAGTGTGAACGCAGTGGTTCAGATTAGACCGATAGAGATCGTTATGATTAAGGATAATGTGAACTCTAACTGGTTTTATTTAGATCGATTCAAATTAGATCGATTAAATAAAATGCTAGTGTGAACGGGGTCTAAGAGGGACACACAATGCcacaagtcgaaaataaactgacaaggcaaatgctgaaaaagaaaaagacaaacccacatacagacaaacaacaatacacaacatagaacagtaaagactgaacaacacgaaccccaccaaaaacttgagTTATATCAGGTGGTATTGAAGGTTAAGTAGATTATGCTGCATGTATGCGATAAAAACGTGGTGTATAGGTCTAAAGGTCGATTAGACCACAACCCAGctatatagacatgatagatttCCAAAACCGGCATCGTAAGTGCAAATAAAGACAGATGTCAAGATAAAATACCATGCTCTGAATCGCCatgtttataaagtttataaaggTTGACTGGATTTAAGTtgtaattgtttttcttctttacGGTGGGTATGTCAGCATTTCGGCGTTTGTATTAGGTTTATTTCCAGGACAATCAAGGACGAGACATTGATTGTGGAATTATGAATCTATCACAAACTCTGCTACCGTACAGTTAACAGAATAATGGTAGATCAGTCGATCCATTgtcaagaaaaaataaacaatagacttgcattttttggggccctttatagcttgctgttcggtgtgaactATAAAAactccttgttgaaggccgtaccttgaccgaTAATGggttacttttattaattgtgacttggatggagaattgtctcattggcacataTTTATGTATTGCTAAATAAGTGTATTACTTGTGTACTAGAAGAGACAGATTTATAATAGCAAATGTGTTTGTTTCTGAATCCTAAATTGTATGTGATGATTTATCTGAATTAATATTGCTTTAACTATAAATTGTATGCACTTATAAAGCTCTAAGCTCTATTATTTATAGCAAAAATACATGAAGCTTCCGGAAATCATAcagtataaataataaaagcaACTTTATAAAGCAAGCTCAACGCTTTTAACCTGTTGATAAGAAATATGTAGGTtttaacatgtatattcaaaaactatacaaaaaagGTGAAAGaaatcaaatcaatttcatcTAAAGAAATTACATCGGAAATCCAATGAGATTAAAGGATTATCGTACCGTTACTAAACAGTCGATAACTAATTAAGGTTTTACATGCTCTAACTTGGTTGACAGTTCTTTCAGAATATTAATACTTTTTAATTGCACGTTCACATTACAGTAGTCATTTAAACAGATCAATATTAATATAGGAAAAAGACTTGAAAGGTGAAATTCAGTTTAATCGACGCATGCGCTTTTACTCGTTGCTAGACGCTAAAACTTGACTGCAGACAGTGATAAAAAACCGGCATATCCTGTCATCTCATTTAAAAGGTAAGTTGTTTTAAAGCTACGCTTCAAAGCTCAAAGCTTCTAACATATCCTCCTTTCTTTAACGGGACGATTGCACGTCCCAATTATCCAATAGTTTTCCAATTTTCTGAGCGGACTTTGGAGTTTCCGGATCGCATATTAGCTTCACAATAATTCCATACTAGTCAAATAATTAtagtaattatttaaaatgcaGCTTCATGGATGTCCTGGGAGGATGGGTTATGTCATTGGTTCAGTTGCAATTTATCGCTGTGGCACACTACAATAAAGTGAACAATCTTAGTTGATCTTAGTTGTCTCTGATAGTAAAATATCTGCTGCAATAGGACGTAAAATGTtcgttttaaacatgtttttttcgaTATGAATGTGTTAATTTATAACAAGTAtgtaaattgaattttgtatataattataagtaAACGATTTTACCTTTCCTGTCTTTTATACAGGTGTTTAAATCGATAAGatttcaacaaatataaatattggttGACTGGATTTAAATGCTTTTAAATACACATGACACAAGTAGGAAAACAAATtagaaatgaaattatttgctCATGCTTAAGAAAATCCGTCTCAACATATCTATGTATATTTAAAGTCACTCAATGGTATTTAATATTAGGAAAATCAATGTGACTTGTGTGCGGGTTTATAAAGAAGAGATATGTGTTTAGTAACACAGAAACAAATCAATTACCAAGTGCTTCATATTAGTGTCAGGCCACCAATTCATCCACCAAGTGCTTCATATcagtgtcagaccaccaattcgTCCACTATAAATTTAGAACATATCAAAAATACTCCTTCcctaacaaaaaaaatagtgcTGTTCGTGTCATATTATGCTTCAAATTACCACCAAATTGGCCGAAATGAATCTTTTGGTGAAGGAGAAATAATTTTAGACCATTTTGAGCAAAATTTTAAGAGAGGTGTTAGCTGTCACAGCTTCATATAATTTTATGGAGTTCAACGGCAAATCTCGTGGAAAACGCATTAGTTCATAAGATACGGAGTACAAAACTCATTTCTTActgccaaaataaaaaataaaaaaaaccccaaaaaaacaTACGAGtgaatattacaataaaattgaacCTGAATACTTTAAAGATGTCAAAAAACAAAGGGATGAACTAAAACATGCTAGATGAATAGAAGTGTCGAAAACcttttcatttcattaaatataccaTGCAATGTTACAACAAATATGCActttctgacatcagactcatatttctttgttttttgtttgaagtataggggagggttcagctctcaaaaacatgtttaaccccgacgcATTATTCcgcctgtcacaagtcaggagcccGTGGCCTTTGTCAGCCTTgtatcattttttaattttagtttatttatatatttcggagtttcggagtttagtatgacgtccatacTCACTGAACTAATAAACATTTTCGTTTAGGGGGCAGCTGAATCACGCCTCTGGAtgtgggattttctcgctgtatcGAAATCCCATTAGTGGCCTTCGACTGTTTTGCTCTTTGGccgttttgttttctcttttgacacattcctcatttccgtTCTCAAAATCATTAGGTTAAGATATCCTGAGCCACCGAAAGTGATTTCCTGAACTTTTCGGAATTTCGGGTCTTTCTTTTATTCAGGCGTCACTGATAtttcttttgaagacgaaacgcgcgtttttAATCCTAGTAACTATGGTCATATCCAaagttacaaaatgtataataaaccTACAAACGAGgacagaaatgtaaaaaaaaaaataacagggAAAAGGCAATcccccaaaaaacaaaaacaaaacaaaccataCATACCATAAACAGTCGACAGCTTAAAGTCATTTCAAATTGATGGTATATTACAAGAGCAACGAATTTTGATGTCTTCCCCCGTGAATACCAAAAATTAAtcttatatactagtataatatTCTAGTAATATACAAAACAACTTTTAATGGTGAGAGCATCAAcgaaaatgtttgataaaaagcataatatttattttacagatgaGCAAGTCAATAACAATTGTCCGTGGAGATACGGATATAGGCTGTGCTGTAGCTTGTAATCTTGCCAAGAATCCTAACTTGAAGGTCAAGGCGATTATTGTGGACACATCAGCCCCGGAGGTCCAATCTATGAAATCTTGCAACGTCGAAGTTGTTCAAAATAGTCTTAAAGATGTTACCGCAATAAAAGACTTACTATCTGGCACAGATGGATGTTTTATTGTTACAAAATCTGACTTTACAAATCCTCAGTTCGTAGAAGACGAAATCGAACAAGGTCAAAATATTGCCGACGCATGCGCTGCAGCAAAAGTTTCCTATGTAGTTTTCAATACACAGTTACATCCCTTTAAAATTACTGGCATTTCAGCTCGGCATCTGGTAGCCAAAGCAGAAATTGAAGGATATATACGACAAATAGGATTGCCAGTAACATTTATACTAGTTCCATGCTTATATgaagattatttaaatattttgaaacctTTTGATATGGGACGAGGATTGCATGAAATCGGTAAGTTTAAACTTTGAAGTCATATTCATAAACACATCATCTTTTACTGTTGTAtatgagggggaggacaggggttACCCTTCTCCCTTCTCCCACCCCTCTTCTCTCTCTcctacccctcttctccttattttttttttaatttaccggaaaaaagagagattttattttttcatattttatttttttctccaactttttctcctttctcccagccttcctctcctttctcctttctcctaccccctttctccctgtctcccttacccctgtcctccccctcgtATATAGTCTACGTAttcgtaaaaaaatatttcagtactCCATGACTATAccttacaacaaaattatttttaattacctgtttacattatttttttggcatCACTTAGTCCAAGGTTATGACTGtctttctgaaaattttaaacatttcacaGCTTATTTAATCTTAGATCAcatttattcgttcagtgtgTGTTCACTTTTTTTGTTGATACGTCTTTACATTGAATTAAGCcattttaatcaatatttaaacCCGCTGCAACTGCCTAAGTCAGGAAACCGATGTTCAGACAGTGggtgttgtttgttgatgttggTGATTTGTCGTTTatcatttctctttttttatacagattagaTCGTTGGGTTTCCTGTTTGATTGAtcttacactagttattttgggggccccttatagcttgctgttcggtgtaagccaaaACTCCGTGTTGAAGAACGTACTTTGACCGATAATGGTATACTTTTATAGATTGTGACTTTGattaagagttgtctcattagcactcttATTCTATCTGcaaatatcttataatttgaCTACCTTGATTGTTCTGTTTCAAAAAGTATATTAATATGTCAAGCTCATCTGCAAAATAAATCTTtctatttttacctttaaaCCAAATTTACTAAAATATTCTGTGTTAATGAAATTCTTATATTCATACGATATATAGGCTGGTTAATTTTATAAACACTAGAAATTTTAGACACCTTGTCTCATCACTTATATGGTACTTCTATTGCATAAATCTGAGGAGACCTCTATCATAGTACTTTTTTGCACCGAGTTTCAAGTAAAGTGTCTCCCATTTTGCAATTAAATGCCAACTAATCAATTATCTTTGCGTTATCATAATTAAGTAGTGTAAGTTGCAGTTTTCATTATATGTTCATtagaaaaaaacctttttttttccaTAGAAATATTGCCGGTCTAAGTATGATCTAAGTTACTGAGTTTTACTGTAATGTTTTTGCTCATTGTGGAAGGTCATGGTACATGTTGACATACATTTGAAGTTGTTTGAATCCAcgttattttatatattgtggATAGTactcttaaatatatataattgtaaataattccCTCCTAAATTTTAATATCACTTCCATATATTCTTTTCAGTAATTCCAATGGGTGTAACACCTTTCAACATGATGAGTGTAGAAGATGTCGGTGACATTGTGggtattatattttcaaataaaacagcaTTCCTGGAGAAAACATTAAGTGTATGTGGCGATAAACTCACCGTCAGAGAAATGGCAGCATATCTTTCAAGACATCTAGCCCCAACACAGTTCAAAGAAAAacaggtatttttttatgaagtacTGTGCTAAATGCAAACAACGCGATACTAATCACTAGTAGAGACAAATTGCAAACTTGAGTCTAattataaaagagaagatgtggttgATATGATTGTCCATGAGAAActtttcacaagagaccaaatgggCAAGGCTAGTTTCCACCACCAGTTACATCATATATTTACTTACAAGCCTTTCAATCACCTTTCTTACCGTTACTGATTTATTATTCTACACATGTtactttttcttatatttcatgcatttttcttttctctttttatacTCACTCCCATTGAAACGTTTccacattaaatataatatgaaaactgtatataaaatcctgctgaaattttgttttttaaatatcgtcttttaaaaaaaccttttttgaacattataatcatttatttgatttagtATTTCAAAGTAGTAAAAAGGAGGAAGGTTTCAAAGGAAAGGTCACATAAGTTTAGCAGAAAACGATAACATAGAAAatactataaaaatataaacatagtAGAAAAGcggaaaaaaaagagaaataaaaaaatcagtctTTGCATTAGTCTAAGAATCGAATAATGACTAGAAAAAACTCATATTACCATATGTTTTAATACATGTCTCTGCTATTATGACCTTTCCGTTGAAATCTTAGCTTGcagcaataaaataaaacaagaatgtgtcctcagtacacgaatgccccactcgcactattattttctatgttcagtggaccatgacattggaataaaaactctaatttggcattaaaataagaaagatcatatcatagggaacatgtgtactaagtttgaagttgattggacttcaacttcatcaaaaactaccagACAGCGGAACAGACGgccggacggacgaacggacgaacagacgaacggacgtacagaccagaaaacacaatgcccctctactatcgtagttTGGGCATAAAAAAATGGCGCGTGATTAAGAAACATTCATTCAAAGACAACACCATTTCCGTATCCTGTGCGCTTAACTAGAAGACAGTAATATGGAACAACGTGACTTACTAAATACAGCATTGATTTGTTAAGAGTTTAATCTCAGCAAGCAGGGGaggataaaattatttttaaaaggggtTTCCAATCATATGTCAAAATTCTGgcaaaaaacattgattatcaTAAAGAGGGTTCTAACCAACTTTTTTAGATCCGCCAATTGCATGTGATGTAATTATCACTTTGGTTcccttaaaataattttataagtctaaaatccaaacaataggattgctactaaaatacaaaacaaaaacaaacagacagacagacaggcATATTAATTACAAAACGATAGACATTAAACACTGCAAACATGTagcattgaaagaaaaacaaaaatatagattaTTAATATTATACGCTCACTCGCCAAAAAGGTTCACATTGTGGCTcgcggctgatattttacgatatcaatgtgtagaaaacccgataatctatacttattcttattttagcataagttttt
Proteins encoded:
- the LOC134708361 gene encoding nmrA-like family domain-containing protein 1 encodes the protein MSKSITIVRGDTDIGCAVACNLAKNPNLKVKAIIVDTSAPEVQSMKSCNVEVVQNSLKDVTAIKDLLSGTDGCFIVTKSDFTNPQFVEDEIEQGQNIADACAAAKVSYVVFNTQLHPFKITGISARHLVAKAEIEGYIRQIGLPVTFILVPCLYEDYLNILKPFDMGRGLHEIVIPMGVTPFNMMSVEDVGDIVGIIFSNKTAFLEKTLSVCGDKLTVREMAAYLSRHLAPTQFKEKQLTAYQYAQLGQPWSQDYANMFDFILRVDQRYNLQETRKICPKTQTFEEWVKKNVGKLKQIFP